The Coraliomargarita parva genomic interval CTTGAGTACGAAGACCGCGATATCATCAACAAGCCCGAGCAATATGCGGAAATGGTGGAGAAATCCGGTCAACCGCTGTCCCCTTGCGTGGAAATCGACGGTCAGATGCTGGCGGATGTCAGCGGCGAGGAGGTCGAGAACTACATGCTGAGCAACGGCCTGGTGGAGGCGAACGAGACCGCGCCGGACGCGCCGACCAATGCCGCCTGCACGGACGAAGAGCACGAAGCCATGCGCAGCAAGACGATCCGGTTCTTTTAAAAAGAGGCCGCAGCCTCTTTTTGAAGGATGAGGGCGGAGACCTGAAACCTGGAGTTTAATTTTTTCACGGAGGGGTCAGGACATGGGT includes:
- a CDS encoding glutaredoxin family protein; protein product: MKIIAYLKPTCGWSMGVRAIMKKYQLEYEDRDIINKPEQYAEMVEKSGQPLSPCVEIDGQMLADVSGEEVENYMLSNGLVEANETAPDAPTNAACTDEEHEAMRSKTIRFF